The following are encoded in a window of Ignavibacteria bacterium genomic DNA:
- a CDS encoding adenosylhomocysteinase produces the protein MNYKKGKYKVRNIKLADEGRMKIEWAESRMPVMMELRKKFSKTKPLKGYRIAGCLHVTKETAVLVETLVAAGANVSWSGCNPLSTQDDVAAALAKNGISIYAWHGMNVKEFYWCIERTMDFKPNLTLDDGADLIFTIHNKFPKMAETTVIGGTEETTTGVHRLRAMAADGALRYPVVAVNDAETKWDFDNVYGTGQSSIDGILRATSVLLAGKNFVVAGFGHCGTGVAKRAAGMGANVIITEVKPTAALKAALEGYQVLPMDQAAKIGDIFITATGVKDVIVKKHFEKMREGAIVCNTGHYDCEINLTELAKISKSKRLVRENNEEYTLKNGKKIFVLAQGRLVNLAAAEGHPSEVMDMSFANQFMSQIRLAELDKNGVRLDNSVHDIPVEQDQYIAGIKLTTLGYKIDKLTKEQIVYMSDYSEGT, from the coding sequence ATGAATTATAAAAAAGGTAAGTATAAAGTTCGAAATATAAAATTAGCCGATGAAGGAAGAATGAAGATTGAATGGGCAGAATCAAGAATGCCGGTTATGATGGAACTTCGAAAGAAGTTCAGCAAAACTAAACCATTAAAAGGATATCGGATCGCAGGATGTTTGCATGTAACTAAAGAAACTGCAGTGCTTGTAGAAACTCTTGTCGCAGCGGGTGCAAACGTTAGCTGGAGCGGATGCAATCCGCTTTCAACTCAGGATGATGTTGCTGCTGCTCTTGCGAAAAATGGAATTTCAATCTATGCATGGCATGGAATGAATGTAAAGGAATTTTACTGGTGCATCGAACGAACAATGGATTTTAAACCAAATCTCACACTTGATGATGGTGCTGATTTAATATTCACGATTCACAATAAATTCCCAAAGATGGCTGAAACAACTGTTATCGGCGGGACTGAGGAAACAACTACCGGAGTTCATCGATTGAGAGCAATGGCTGCAGACGGTGCACTAAGATATCCAGTGGTTGCAGTGAATGATGCTGAAACAAAATGGGATTTTGACAATGTCTATGGCACAGGTCAATCATCCATCGATGGAATTCTAAGAGCAACAAGTGTTCTTCTTGCTGGAAAAAATTTCGTTGTAGCGGGTTTTGGACATTGCGGAACAGGTGTTGCAAAACGTGCAGCTGGAATGGGTGCAAATGTAATTATAACTGAGGTCAAGCCAACCGCAGCACTAAAAGCAGCTCTCGAAGGTTATCAAGTTTTGCCAATGGATCAAGCAGCAAAAATTGGAGATATTTTCATCACTGCAACTGGCGTTAAAGATGTAATTGTTAAAAAACATTTCGAAAAAATGAGAGAAGGAGCTATCGTCTGTAACACAGGACATTATGATTGCGAAATCAATCTTACTGAGCTTGCTAAAATCTCCAAGTCAAAAAGATTGGTGAGAGAAAACAACGAAGAATACACACTCAAAAATGGTAAAAAAATCTTCGTTCTTGCTCAAGGCCGTTTAGTTAATCTCGCCGCTGCCGAAGGTCATCCTTCTGAAGTGATGGATATGTCCTTTGCTAACCAGTTTATGTCACAAATTCGTTTAGCCGAATTGGATAAAAACGGCGTTCGCTTAGATAATTCCGTTCATGATATTCCAGTTGAGCAGGACCAATACATTGCTGGAATCAAGCTCACAACTTTGGGATATAAAATTGATAAACTTACGAAAGAGCAAATCGTTTATATGTCAGATTATTCCGAAGGTACCTGA
- a CDS encoding rhodanese-like domain-containing protein: MKVNDWATNLFKIIGAALILSIAFNYFSPNGIPLFGFKSELEVISDSVLFSQSTSDSFITDITIQQAVKLIETRNIVLIDARSETEYSNFHLLGAINIPSKTFDQHSEKILNHKLDTTLIIYCESIHCNQSYELAKLLAQFGFNKIFVMKEGIQEWIERDLPFTK; this comes from the coding sequence ATGAAAGTAAATGATTGGGCAACAAACCTTTTCAAAATTATTGGCGCAGCATTAATACTTTCAATTGCATTCAATTACTTTTCTCCAAATGGGATTCCCCTCTTTGGATTCAAATCTGAACTAGAGGTCATTTCTGATAGTGTTTTATTTTCACAGAGCACGAGCGATAGTTTTATTACAGATATTACTATTCAACAAGCTGTTAAATTAATCGAGACCAGAAACATTGTTTTAATAGATGCACGCTCGGAAACAGAATATTCCAACTTTCATCTGTTGGGAGCGATAAATATCCCATCAAAAACATTCGATCAGCATTCCGAAAAAATTCTTAATCACAAGCTTGATACAACTTTAATAATTTACTGCGAAAGCATTCACTGCAACCAAAGTTACGAATTAGCAAAACTTTTAGCACAATTTGGATTCAATAAAATTTTTGTGATGAAAGAAGGGATTCAAGAATGGATAGAAAGAGATTTACCTTTCACTAAATGA
- a CDS encoding DoxX family membrane protein, with product MIQKILNIKTLQLVIRFFLGFVFIYASMNKISSPGEFALSISNYQLFPNFLINFTAVFIPWLELVCGFGLIFGFHLRENAFVYLSLLITFTLLIALSMIRGLDIECGCFGSEDSSKVGFLKILENLALILLSAYLFHTSIKEKSPVITLNK from the coding sequence ATGATTCAGAAGATATTAAACATAAAGACTCTTCAACTTGTAATAAGATTTTTTTTAGGATTCGTCTTCATATATGCATCAATGAATAAAATTTCATCTCCCGGGGAATTTGCTTTGTCCATTTCCAATTATCAGTTGTTCCCTAATTTCTTAATTAATTTCACTGCCGTTTTTATTCCTTGGTTGGAATTGGTTTGCGGTTTTGGATTGATATTCGGATTCCACCTAAGAGAAAATGCCTTCGTTTATTTGTCTCTTCTAATTACTTTTACACTTTTAATTGCTTTGAGTATGATTAGAGGTTTAGACATTGAATGCGGATGTTTTGGCTCTGAAGATTCCTCAAAAGTAGGATTTCTTAAAATCTTAGAAAATCTTGCGCTGATTTTATTGTCTGCTTATCTATTTCACACTTCTATAAAAGAAAAATCACCTGTCATTACTTTAAATAAATAA
- a CDS encoding T9SS type A sorting domain-containing protein, translating to MKRISITYLISFLCGMLILITQQNPRTNFVSTKYFPSDWFYLQRAFPGTELLDQKYFEAVEHVKKLKLRNNRLSEQKWIQVGPSNIGGRITALDVVKSNPNIILIGAAAGGVFKSTDGGDTWQAKTDYFPSLSSGVLKIDPNNSDIVYFGSGEANISADSYPGFGILKSTDNGETWFQSGLDSVRHISKMEIHLANSNLIFVAASGGLYSKGQHRGVYRSQDGGASWERKLFLNDSTSAIDIAIDPIDTNIVYASMWERLRGPTFRKAAGVSSGIYKSTNKGETWYRLSNGLPAPLNTIGRITIAVAKSNPNFIYSLYRRSTSPNGDNNILEGFYRSTDKGETWTKMTASNLSSFASFGWYFGMMEVDPTDHNKVYLGDIDIFKTTNGGSSFTNITNSYSGSFLAQHPDQHTLWIHPSNPNLIYNGNDGGFFISTNQGNSWIKKFNLPITQFYASTIDHLLPFRKYGGTQDNGTLGTQSGGVDNWSEFYGGDGFHCLVDYTNSNIIYVEYQFGGLGKSTDGGINFFPAVNGISTSDRFNWSTPYVMDEKNPNILFYGSNKIYQTTDGAQNWTAISGDLTRGRNGRLGTISSISSAALTDGRRVLYVGTDDAKVWVSTNTGLNWIDITGTLPMRYVTRIEADKNFPSTAYVTLSGYNLDELGSHIFRTSDYGNSWVNISSNLPNVPVNDIVIDYNHDSVLYTGCDVGVFYSTNLGGSWNILGKELPNSPVFDLSYHQPTKKLIAATHGRSMFEFDLTSTLSDVNDKSRLLPVDFTTYQNYPNPFNSITKINYSLAKREHVSLKIYDGLGREVADLVNEVKDAGIHYSIFSSQDYKISSGIYFYKLKVGNVEKVKKLIYLK from the coding sequence ATGAAAAGAATTTCAATTACATATTTAATCTCCTTTCTATGTGGAATGCTCATCCTAATTACTCAGCAAAATCCAAGAACGAATTTTGTTTCAACTAAATATTTTCCAAGCGATTGGTTTTATTTGCAACGGGCATTTCCCGGTACTGAGTTGCTGGATCAAAAATACTTTGAAGCGGTAGAACATGTAAAAAAGTTGAAGCTAAGGAACAATCGGCTATCAGAACAGAAATGGATTCAAGTTGGTCCTTCAAATATTGGCGGAAGAATTACTGCTCTCGATGTTGTTAAGTCTAATCCGAATATTATTTTGATCGGCGCTGCGGCAGGAGGAGTTTTCAAGTCTACCGATGGAGGCGACACATGGCAGGCAAAGACAGATTATTTTCCGAGTCTCTCCTCAGGAGTTCTTAAAATTGATCCAAATAATTCTGATATAGTATATTTTGGCAGCGGTGAAGCAAATATCAGTGCAGATTCATATCCAGGGTTTGGAATTTTAAAGTCAACAGATAATGGAGAGACCTGGTTTCAGTCGGGACTTGACAGTGTTCGTCATATATCGAAAATGGAAATTCACCTTGCTAATTCAAATCTCATATTTGTTGCTGCATCTGGTGGATTGTACTCAAAAGGACAGCACCGCGGAGTCTATAGATCACAGGATGGAGGCGCATCTTGGGAAAGAAAGCTATTCTTAAATGATTCGACTAGTGCAATCGATATTGCGATTGATCCGATCGATACAAATATAGTTTATGCCTCCATGTGGGAAAGATTAAGAGGCCCAACTTTTCGAAAAGCTGCCGGAGTCTCGAGTGGAATTTATAAATCTACAAACAAAGGAGAGACTTGGTATCGACTTTCAAACGGATTACCTGCACCATTGAATACGATTGGAAGAATTACAATAGCTGTTGCAAAATCAAACCCAAACTTTATTTACTCACTTTATAGGAGATCGACTTCACCCAATGGTGACAATAATATTTTGGAAGGATTTTATAGATCAACAGATAAAGGTGAAACTTGGACAAAAATGACTGCGAGCAATCTTTCTAGTTTTGCAAGTTTTGGCTGGTACTTTGGGATGATGGAAGTCGATCCAACAGATCACAATAAAGTATATTTAGGTGATATAGACATTTTCAAGACAACGAATGGCGGGAGTTCTTTTACAAATATTACAAATTCATATTCTGGAAGTTTTCTTGCTCAACATCCAGATCAACATACCCTTTGGATCCATCCATCGAATCCGAATTTAATTTATAATGGAAATGACGGAGGATTTTTTATCTCTACGAACCAAGGAAATTCTTGGATAAAAAAATTCAATCTTCCGATCACTCAATTTTATGCATCAACAATAGATCATCTCTTACCATTCAGGAAATATGGCGGAACTCAGGATAATGGTACACTCGGAACTCAATCTGGGGGAGTTGATAATTGGAGTGAATTTTATGGCGGTGACGGATTTCATTGTCTAGTTGATTATACTAACTCAAATATAATTTACGTAGAGTACCAATTTGGGGGATTGGGAAAATCGACTGACGGTGGGATAAATTTTTTTCCGGCTGTAAATGGAATCAGCACGTCAGATCGGTTCAATTGGTCTACTCCCTACGTGATGGACGAAAAAAATCCAAACATATTGTTTTATGGAAGTAATAAAATTTATCAGACAACAGATGGTGCTCAAAACTGGACTGCCATCAGCGGTGATTTAACACGCGGCAGAAATGGCCGACTTGGTACAATTAGTTCTATTTCATCTGCTGCGTTAACGGATGGAAGGAGAGTTCTTTACGTCGGAACAGACGATGCAAAAGTTTGGGTGAGCACTAATACAGGATTAAATTGGATTGATATAACCGGGACGCTTCCAATGCGATATGTAACACGAATTGAAGCAGATAAAAATTTTCCGTCCACTGCATACGTCACATTAAGCGGATATAATTTAGATGAATTAGGTTCGCATATTTTTCGCACTAGTGATTATGGAAATTCTTGGGTGAATATAAGTTCGAATCTTCCGAACGTACCAGTAAACGATATCGTAATAGATTACAATCACGATTCAGTTTTATATACCGGTTGCGATGTAGGAGTATTTTATTCAACGAATTTAGGAGGAAGCTGGAATATACTTGGCAAGGAACTACCAAATTCTCCTGTGTTCGATTTAAGTTATCATCAGCCGACAAAAAAGTTGATCGCTGCAACACATGGACGCTCGATGTTTGAATTCGATCTTACTTCAACACTCAGCGATGTAAATGACAAATCGAGACTTCTTCCAGTTGATTTTACCACTTATCAAAATTATCCGAATCCATTTAACTCAATTACAAAAATTAATTACTCATTAGCTAAAAGGGAACATGTTTCGCTGAAAATTTACGATGGTCTTGGACGAGAAGTCGCCGATCTGGTTAATGAAGTTAAAGATGCTGGAATTCATTACTCCATTTTTTCAAGTCAAGATTATAAAATTTCATCTGGAATTTATTTCTATAAATTAAAAGTCGGAAATGTAGAAAAAGTCAAGAAACTTATTTATTTAAAGTAA
- the glnA gene encoding type I glutamate--ammonia ligase produces the protein MPKSLSPIDNVFELIKKNQIKMIDFKFIDFPVQWQHFSIPASEFNKSSFENGFGFDASSIRGWKAINESDMIIIPDPTTAIVDPFIEIPTLSLICDVFEPITRERYERCPRSIAQKAELFLKSTGIADTVYFGPEAEFFIFNDVRFDSTINSSYYFLDSQEGVWNRGREEYPNLAYKPRLKEGYFPVPPTDSLNDLRNEMVMNLINCGIHVEAQHHEVATGGQSEIDLRFSQLLQAADQLMLFKYVVKNTARKNNFTVTFMPKPLYGDNGSGMHVHQSLWKKGKPLFSGNNYAGLSDTALYYIGGLLKHAPALCAFTNPTTNSYKRLVPGFEAPVNLAYSQRNRSAAIRIPMYTITPKSKRVEYRCPDPACNPYLAFSALLLAGIDGVINKIDPGEPLDKDIYDLPPEELKNVKHTPASLDEALNSLRDDYEFLLRGNVFTEDVIDAWLKYKESKEVIEMSLRPHPYEFAMYYDV, from the coding sequence ATGCCCAAATCTCTCTCCCCCATTGACAATGTATTTGAACTTATCAAAAAGAATCAAATTAAAATGATTGATTTCAAGTTCATCGATTTTCCCGTCCAATGGCAGCACTTCTCAATACCTGCTTCTGAATTTAATAAATCTTCTTTTGAAAACGGATTCGGATTCGATGCATCAAGCATACGAGGTTGGAAAGCAATTAACGAAAGCGATATGATTATAATACCAGATCCGACAACCGCGATCGTTGATCCTTTTATCGAAATTCCAACGCTAAGTTTGATATGCGATGTATTTGAGCCAATTACGAGAGAAAGGTATGAGAGGTGTCCGCGCAGTATTGCACAAAAAGCAGAATTATTTTTGAAGTCGACTGGGATTGCAGATACAGTCTATTTCGGCCCTGAAGCGGAATTTTTTATTTTCAATGATGTAAGATTTGATTCGACTATCAATTCAAGCTATTACTTTTTGGATTCGCAGGAGGGAGTTTGGAATCGAGGGAGAGAGGAATATCCAAACTTAGCTTACAAGCCAAGATTGAAAGAAGGGTATTTCCCGGTTCCGCCGACTGACTCTTTGAACGATTTAAGAAATGAAATGGTGATGAATCTTATAAACTGTGGAATCCATGTTGAAGCTCAACATCACGAAGTCGCTACAGGCGGGCAATCAGAAATTGATCTTCGATTTTCACAATTGCTTCAAGCTGCTGACCAACTAATGCTGTTCAAATATGTTGTAAAAAACACAGCTCGCAAAAATAATTTCACTGTAACATTTATGCCGAAACCTTTATATGGAGATAATGGCAGTGGTATGCATGTGCATCAGAGTTTGTGGAAGAAGGGTAAACCACTATTCTCGGGAAATAATTATGCAGGATTAAGTGATACTGCGCTGTATTACATAGGGGGATTATTGAAACACGCACCAGCTCTCTGCGCATTTACAAATCCGACAACAAATTCTTATAAAAGATTAGTCCCTGGATTCGAAGCGCCAGTAAACTTAGCATATTCCCAGCGCAATCGAAGTGCCGCAATCAGAATTCCGATGTACACGATAACTCCGAAATCAAAACGGGTTGAATACCGCTGTCCGGATCCAGCATGTAATCCTTATCTTGCTTTTTCTGCACTCCTACTCGCTGGTATTGATGGGGTGATTAATAAGATTGATCCAGGTGAACCGCTTGATAAAGATATTTATGATCTTCCACCTGAAGAATTGAAAAATGTTAAGCATACGCCTGCAAGTCTGGATGAAGCATTAAATTCATTGCGTGACGACTATGAATTTCTCTTGCGAGGGAATGTATTTACTGAAGATGTAATTGACGCTTGGTTGAAATACAAAGAATCAAAAGAAGTTATTGAGATGTCACTCCGTCCTCATCCTTATGAATTTGCCATGTATTATGATGTGTAA
- a CDS encoding Lrp/AsnC family transcriptional regulator produces the protein MMHTIDEIDIQIINLLQDNARIKRNAIAEKVGLTIPAVSERLKKIEDRGLIKQYAAIVDSKSAGYDVTAFIFVFMESSKYYDSFTKKADAENEILECHSITGDGSHLLKVVTKDTSSLEKILSKIQAWSGVTGTKTNIVLTTLKEVQTVKMSLLT, from the coding sequence TTGATGCACACAATTGATGAAATTGATATTCAAATAATTAACCTTCTTCAAGATAATGCGAGGATAAAACGAAATGCAATCGCAGAGAAAGTCGGTCTCACTATTCCGGCAGTAAGTGAGCGACTAAAAAAAATTGAGGATCGTGGATTGATAAAGCAATATGCAGCTATTGTCGATTCCAAATCTGCAGGTTATGATGTAACTGCATTTATTTTTGTCTTTATGGAATCATCAAAATATTATGATTCATTTACAAAGAAAGCTGATGCAGAAAACGAAATTTTAGAATGCCACTCGATTACTGGAGACGGCTCACATCTACTGAAAGTCGTAACAAAAGATACTTCTTCTCTTGAAAAAATTTTATCGAAGATACAAGCCTGGTCTGGAGTCACCGGTACAAAAACAAATATTGTCTTAACAACGCTTAAGGAAGTTCAAACTGTTAAAATGAGCTTACTTACCTGA